The genomic DNA CTCACGAGGGTGGTGTAGACGTCGACCAGGGTGCGGAGGTCGTCGTCGGAGACGTCGGCGAAGCGTTCGCGGCTGGCCTCGGCCCAGGCGTCGTCGACCGCGCGGGCGAGGGCGTGACCGGCGTCGGTCGCGTCGACGCGGATGCGGCGGCGGTCCTCGGGGTCGGGGCTGCGGGTCACGAGGCCTCGGTCCTCGAGGTCGCCGAGCAGGCTGGACATCATCGGGGGGGCGGTCTCGACGATCTCGCTCAGGGCCTTCGGGGAGCCGTGCCCCTGCGCGATCGAGGCGAGGACGAGGGCCTGGATGGGGCGCAGGCCGTGCGGCTCCAGCGCCCGCATGGACGCCTGGCGCAGCGACCACATGAGCGGCAGCGTCAGGCTGGCGAGGTCGTGGAGGAGCCGTTCGCGGTCGGGGGCGTCCGCGGCGTCGCTCGGGGCGGCGTCGCTCGGGGCGGCGGCGCCGGGGGGTGGGTCGCCGGTCGAG from Trueperaceae bacterium includes the following:
- a CDS encoding MarR family winged helix-turn-helix transcriptional regulator, with the protein product MSRRLRSPRPTARTMELVSNLPSTPRSTGDPPPGAAAPSDAAPSDAADAPDRERLLHDLASLTLPLMWSLRQASMRALEPHGLRPIQALVLASIAQGHGSPKALSEIVETAPPMMSSLLGDLEDRGLVTRSPDPEDRRRIRVDATDAGHALARAVDDAWAEASRERFADVSDDDLRTLVDVYTTLV